In one Pseudomonas sp. MM211 genomic region, the following are encoded:
- the putP gene encoding sodium/proline symporter PutP yields MTASTPMLVTFVVYILAMVLIGFIAYRATKNFSDYILGGRSLGSFVTALSAGASDMSGWLLMGLPGAIFIAGISESWIAIGLILGAWLNWLFVAGRLRVHTEHNNNALTLPDYFTHRFEDNSKMLRIFSALVILVFFTIYCASGVVAGARLFESTFGMSYDTALWVGAAATIVYVFVGGFLAVSWTDTVQATMMIFALLITPVFVILALGDFDAAMATIEQANPANFDMFRGLSFVAIVSLLGWGLGYFGQPHILVRFMAADSVKSIPAARRIGMIWMILCLGGAVAVGFFGIAYFANNPSLAGPVTDNSERVFIELTKILFNPWIAGLVLSAILAAVMSTLSCQLLVCSSALTEDFYKAFLRKGASEKELVWVGRGMVLLIAIVAIIIASNPDSKVLGLVSYAWAGFGAAFGPVVILSLVWKGMTRNGALAGMVVGALTVVLWKEFVGLGLYEIIPGFILATLAIVVFSKIGRPATPAMVKRFDEAEKEYQDAHI; encoded by the coding sequence ATGACTGCAAGTACTCCCATGCTGGTCACCTTCGTGGTCTATATCCTGGCCATGGTGTTGATCGGATTCATTGCCTACCGCGCGACCAAGAACTTCTCCGACTATATCCTCGGTGGCCGTAGCCTCGGTAGTTTCGTCACCGCACTGTCGGCTGGTGCCTCGGACATGAGCGGCTGGCTGCTGATGGGCCTGCCAGGTGCGATCTTCATCGCCGGTATCTCGGAAAGCTGGATCGCCATTGGCCTGATCCTCGGTGCCTGGCTGAACTGGTTGTTCGTCGCCGGTCGCCTGCGTGTGCACACCGAACACAACAACAACGCACTGACCCTGCCGGACTACTTCACCCACCGTTTTGAAGACAACAGCAAGATGCTGCGTATCTTCTCGGCGCTGGTCATTCTGGTGTTCTTCACCATTTACTGCGCCTCGGGCGTGGTGGCTGGTGCTCGCCTGTTCGAATCGACCTTTGGCATGAGCTACGACACCGCCCTGTGGGTCGGTGCGGCGGCTACCATCGTCTACGTATTCGTTGGCGGCTTCCTGGCGGTGAGCTGGACGGACACCGTGCAGGCCACCATGATGATCTTCGCGCTGTTGATCACCCCGGTGTTCGTGATTCTCGCCCTGGGCGACTTCGATGCGGCCATGGCCACCATCGAGCAGGCCAACCCGGCCAACTTCGACATGTTCCGCGGCCTGTCCTTCGTCGCCATCGTGTCGCTGCTGGGCTGGGGCCTGGGCTATTTCGGCCAGCCGCACATCCTGGTGCGCTTCATGGCGGCCGATTCGGTCAAGTCGATCCCGGCTGCGCGCCGTATCGGCATGATCTGGATGATCCTGTGCCTGGGTGGCGCTGTGGCAGTCGGCTTCTTCGGCATCGCTTACTTCGCCAACAACCCGTCTTTGGCCGGCCCGGTCACCGATAACAGCGAGCGCGTGTTCATCGAGTTGACCAAAATCCTCTTCAACCCATGGATTGCCGGCCTGGTGTTGTCTGCCATCCTGGCGGCGGTGATGAGTACCCTGAGCTGCCAGTTGCTGGTGTGCTCCAGCGCCCTGACCGAAGACTTTTACAAGGCCTTCCTGCGCAAGGGTGCCAGCGAGAAGGAACTGGTCTGGGTAGGTCGCGGCATGGTGCTGCTGATCGCCATCGTTGCCATCATCATCGCCTCCAATCCGGACAGCAAGGTGCTGGGCCTGGTGTCCTACGCCTGGGCTGGTTTCGGTGCTGCCTTCGGCCCGGTGGTGATCCTCTCCCTGGTCTGGAAAGGCATGACCCGTAACGGCGCGCTGGCCGGCATGGTGGTCGGTGCACTGACCGTGGTGCTGTGGAAGGAGTTCGTCGGCCTGGGTCTGTACGAGATCATTCCGGGCTTCATCCTCGCCACCCTGGCCATCGTGGTGTTCAGCAAGATCGGTCGCCCGGCAACGCCGGCGATGGTCAAGCGCTTCGACGAGGCCGAGAAGGAGTATCAGGACGCGCACATCTGA
- the rapA gene encoding RNA polymerase-associated protein RapA: protein MAEYQPGQRWISDSEAELGLGTILMQDGRMLTVLYPATGETRQYATRNAPLTRVRFSPGDEITHFEGWKLTVREVDDVDGLLVYHGLDAQNQNVTLPETQLSNFIQFRLASDRLFAGQIDPLPWFSLRYRTLEFTSKQVQSSLWGLGGVRAQPIAHQLHIAREVADRIAPRVLLADEVGLGKTIEAGLVIHRQLLSGRANRVLILVPENLQHQWLVEMRRRFNLEVALFDAERFIESDASNPFEDAQLALVALEWLCEDEKAQDALFAAGWDLMVVDEAHHLVWHPEKASREYSLVEQLSEVIPGVLLLTATPEQLGQDSHFARLRLLDPNRFHDLAAFRAESANYQPVAEAVQELLDKGRLSAAAHKTIQGFLGAEGEALLAAVADGDIEASARLTRELLDRHGTGRLLFRNTRAAVQGFPERELHAYALPSPDEYMELPLGEHAELYPEVSYQGQADIEEDQRWWRFDPRVEWLIDTLKMLKKFKVLVICAHAETAMDLEDALRVRSGIPATVFHEGMSILERDRAAAYFADEEFGAQVLICSEIGSEGRNFQFAHHLVLFDLPAHPDLLEQRIGRLDRIGQKHKIQVHVPYMENSPQERLFQWYHQALNAFLATCPTGNALQHQFGSRLLPMLENADDGQWQSLIDEATTERQRLESELHAGRDRLLELNSGGAGEGEALVEAILEQDDQFALPMYMEQLFDAFGIDSEDHSDNALILRPSEKMLDASFPLGDDEGVTITYDRDLALSREDMQFLTWEHPMVQGGMDLVRSGSMGNTSVALIKNKALKPGTVLLELLYVSEVVAPRSLQLGRYLPPAALRCLLDGNGNDLASKVSFETLNDQLESVPRASANKFVQAQRDALNPQIAAGEAKIQPRHVERVSEAKRRLAAELDEELARLTALQAVNPSVRDSELVALREQREQGLAMLDKAALRLEAIRVLVAG, encoded by the coding sequence ATGGCGGAGTATCAACCGGGGCAACGCTGGATCAGCGACAGCGAAGCGGAACTGGGCTTGGGAACCATCCTCATGCAGGACGGCCGCATGCTCACCGTGCTCTACCCGGCCACGGGAGAAACCCGCCAGTACGCAACCCGCAATGCGCCACTGACCCGCGTGCGTTTCTCTCCGGGCGACGAGATCACCCACTTCGAAGGCTGGAAGCTGACCGTGCGCGAAGTCGACGATGTCGATGGCCTGCTGGTCTACCATGGCCTCGACGCGCAGAACCAGAACGTCACCCTGCCGGAAACCCAGCTGTCCAACTTCATTCAGTTCCGTCTCGCCAGCGACCGCCTGTTCGCCGGGCAGATCGACCCGCTGCCCTGGTTCTCGCTGCGCTACCGCACGCTGGAGTTCACCAGCAAGCAGGTGCAATCCTCGCTGTGGGGCCTGGGCGGCGTGCGTGCACAACCTATCGCCCACCAATTGCACATCGCCCGTGAAGTCGCCGACCGGATCGCCCCGCGCGTTCTGCTGGCCGACGAAGTGGGCCTGGGCAAGACCATCGAAGCCGGCCTGGTGATCCATCGCCAACTGCTCTCGGGGCGCGCCAACCGCGTGCTGATCCTGGTACCGGAAAACCTGCAGCACCAGTGGCTGGTGGAAATGCGCCGGCGCTTCAACCTGGAAGTGGCGCTGTTTGACGCCGAACGCTTCATCGAAAGCGATGCCAGCAATCCGTTCGAAGACGCGCAACTGGCACTGGTCGCGCTGGAATGGCTGTGCGAAGACGAAAAGGCCCAGGACGCGCTGTTCGCCGCCGGCTGGGATCTGATGGTGGTCGATGAAGCCCACCACCTGGTCTGGCACCCGGAAAAGGCCAGCCGCGAATACAGCCTGGTCGAACAGCTGTCCGAAGTCATCCCAGGCGTGCTGCTGCTCACCGCCACCCCCGAACAGCTCGGCCAGGACAGTCACTTCGCGCGTCTGCGCCTGCTCGACCCGAACCGTTTCCATGACCTGGCAGCTTTCCGCGCCGAAAGCGCCAACTACCAGCCGGTCGCCGAAGCCGTGCAGGAGCTGCTCGACAAGGGTCGCCTGTCCGCCGCCGCCCACAAAACCATCCAGGGTTTCCTGGGTGCCGAGGGTGAAGCTCTGCTGGCCGCCGTCGCCGACGGCGACATCGAAGCCAGCGCCCGCCTCACCCGCGAACTGCTCGACCGTCACGGCACCGGCCGCCTGCTGTTCCGCAACACCCGCGCTGCGGTGCAGGGCTTCCCCGAGCGCGAATTGCATGCCTACGCGCTGCCGAGCCCCGACGAGTACATGGAGCTGCCGCTGGGCGAGCATGCCGAGCTGTACCCGGAAGTCAGCTACCAGGGCCAGGCGGACATCGAGGAAGATCAACGATGGTGGCGCTTCGATCCGCGTGTCGAGTGGCTGATCGATACCCTGAAGATGCTCAAGAAATTCAAGGTACTGGTCATCTGCGCCCACGCCGAGACCGCCATGGATCTGGAAGACGCCCTGCGCGTGCGCTCCGGCATCCCGGCCACGGTGTTCCACGAGGGCATGAGCATCCTCGAGCGTGACCGCGCTGCCGCCTACTTCGCCGACGAAGAATTCGGTGCCCAAGTGCTGATTTGTTCGGAAATCGGCAGTGAAGGCCGCAACTTCCAGTTCGCCCATCACCTGGTGCTGTTCGACCTGCCTGCGCACCCGGATCTGCTCGAGCAGCGCATCGGCCGTCTTGACCGTATCGGCCAGAAGCACAAGATTCAGGTGCACGTGCCGTACATGGAAAACAGCCCGCAGGAGCGTCTGTTCCAGTGGTATCACCAGGCGCTGAACGCCTTCCTGGCCACCTGCCCGACCGGCAACGCCTTGCAGCACCAGTTCGGTAGCCGCCTGCTGCCGATGCTGGAAAACGCCGACGATGGTCAGTGGCAAAGCCTGATCGACGAAGCCACTACCGAGCGCCAGCGCCTGGAAAGCGAGCTGCACGCCGGTCGCGACCGTCTGCTGGAGCTCAACTCGGGTGGTGCCGGTGAAGGCGAAGCGCTGGTCGAAGCGATTCTCGAGCAGGACGACCAGTTCGCCCTGCCGATGTACATGGAGCAACTGTTCGACGCGTTCGGCATCGACAGCGAAGATCACTCGGATAACGCCCTGATCCTGCGCCCCAGCGAGAAGATGCTCGATGCCAGCTTCCCGCTCGGCGACGACGAAGGCGTGACCATCACCTACGACCGTGACCTGGCGCTGTCGCGCGAAGACATGCAGTTCCTCACCTGGGAACACCCGATGGTGCAGGGCGGCATGGATCTGGTGCGTTCCGGCTCGATGGGCAACACATCGGTGGCGCTGATCAAGAACAAGGCGCTCAAGCCCGGCACCGTGCTGCTGGAGCTGCTCTACGTCAGCGAAGTGGTCGCCCCACGCAGCCTGCAACTGGGCCGCTACCTGCCGCCGGCCGCGCTGCGCTGCCTGCTCGATGGCAATGGCAACGATCTGGCCAGCAAGGTCTCCTTCGAAACCCTCAACGATCAGCTGGAAAGCGTGCCCCGGGCCAGCGCCAACAAGTTCGTGCAGGCTCAGCGTGATGCGCTCAACCCGCAGATCGCGGCTGGTGAAGCGAAGATCCAGCCACGCCATGTTGAGCGTGTCAGCGAAGCCAAGCGTCGCCTAGCCGCCGAGCTGGACGAGGAACTCGCCCGCCTGACCGCCCTGCAAGCGGTCAACCCGAGCGTGCGTGACAGCGAACTGGTAGCCCTGCGTGAACAACGCGAACAGGGCCTGGCCATGCTCGACAAAGCCGCCCTGCGCCTGGAAGCCATTCGGGTTCTGGTCGCGGGTTGA
- a CDS encoding VF530 family DNA-binding protein produces the protein MSTSNDPLHGLTLQAILTDLVEHYGWDGLAQRIDIRCFKSDPSIKSSLTFLRKTPWARERVEALYLKLKR, from the coding sequence ATGAGTACATCCAACGACCCGCTACACGGTCTGACGCTGCAGGCCATTCTCACCGATCTGGTCGAGCACTATGGCTGGGACGGCCTGGCCCAGCGTATCGATATCCGCTGCTTCAAGAGCGACCCGAGCATCAAGTCGAGCCTGACCTTTCTGCGCAAAACGCCTTGGGCACGGGAAAGGGTCGAGGCGCTGTACCTGAAGCTCAAACGCTGA
- a CDS encoding aldo/keto reductase: MRTLELAGTQVPVIGQGTWRMGENPGQRRAEVAALREGIERGLRLIDTAEMYGEGGAEEVVGEALVGRRDQVFLVSKVYPHNASRAGVAAACERSLKRLGTDHLDLYLLHWRGQYPLAETVEAFERLREQGKIGRWGVSNFDLDDLEELGDPACATNQVLYNPQERGVEFDLLPWQQRQGMPLMAYCPLGQGGALLANPALRQVAEEHGVTTAQVALAWALRQPDVLVIPKAGDPEHLAENAAAADLQLSEADLQVIDSAYPAPGRKQRLQMV; the protein is encoded by the coding sequence ATGCGAACACTTGAATTGGCCGGCACTCAGGTACCGGTGATAGGCCAGGGCACTTGGCGGATGGGTGAGAATCCGGGCCAGCGGCGGGCCGAGGTGGCGGCGTTGCGTGAAGGTATCGAGCGCGGTCTGCGTCTTATCGATACGGCCGAGATGTATGGCGAGGGTGGTGCGGAGGAGGTGGTCGGCGAGGCGCTCGTTGGCAGGCGTGATCAGGTGTTTCTGGTCAGCAAGGTCTACCCGCACAACGCCAGCCGTGCTGGCGTGGCGGCGGCCTGTGAGCGCAGTCTGAAGCGCTTGGGCACCGATCATCTCGACCTGTATCTGCTGCACTGGCGCGGGCAATATCCGCTGGCGGAAACGGTCGAGGCCTTCGAACGGCTGCGCGAGCAGGGCAAGATCGGCCGCTGGGGCGTGTCCAACTTCGATCTGGATGACCTGGAAGAACTCGGTGACCCAGCCTGTGCCACCAACCAGGTGCTCTACAACCCGCAAGAGCGCGGCGTGGAGTTCGATCTGTTGCCGTGGCAGCAACGCCAGGGCATGCCTTTGATGGCTTACTGTCCGCTGGGGCAGGGCGGTGCGTTGTTGGCCAATCCGGCGTTGCGCCAGGTGGCTGAGGAGCATGGCGTGACTACCGCACAAGTCGCACTGGCCTGGGCGCTTCGTCAGCCGGATGTGCTGGTGATTCCCAAAGCTGGCGATCCTGAGCATCTGGCCGAAAATGCCGCCGCAGCCGACCTGCAGCTCAGCGAAGCCGATTTGCAGGTAATCGACAGCGCCTACCCCGCGCCAGGGCGCAAGCAGCGGTTGCAGATGGTGTAG
- a CDS encoding transglycosylase domain-containing protein gives MGALWRSDSAPPVSERKAATAVQLEPRRQSHPVRWAVGVILMLLLMIGAALLIYELRTAYFQSSELSRYAAQLTYQVESGPSDAIIYPGAGPFDERMGYSHLPTFIERLQSRGFEVLQQSHFSPALMAYTERGLFPPFAEKAQTGVNIEDCRGSPFYTVRNPRQRYPSFAAIPSLVVGSLLFIEDRKLLASEPAEANPAVDWPRFSKAALSQIGKYVGMQDQSAGGSTLATQLEKYRHSPDGITHAPAEKLRQMISASVRAYQGGPQTLEARQNIVRDYLNSVPLSAAPGHGEVHGLADGLRIWYGADFATTNRLLDPQRSSDASLADRGLALRQVLSLMIAQRRPSYYLSKGRDELAELTDSHLRLLASGGVLDNELRDAALAQQVTYRDWQTDPNLQLVDSDKGISMARARLAGLLNLSYYRLDRLDLDARSSLNSDLQQQVSLYLEQLADPAFAESVGLFGDRLLSPSKTADVRYSFTLFERSPGGSQVRVQTDNTNQPFDINEGSKLELGSTAKLRVMATYLEVIAELYQRHAGQTPAQLRAVEVADQDLLSRWAIDYLSRNPASDLSSMLEAALERRYSASPNERFFTGGGLHTFGNFRREDNGRLPTLRESLRESINLPFIRLMRDLVRYSTYQAPENSAELLKDDKDPRRQEYLSRFADREGTTFLLRFWRKYQSQSAQERLDTFIGGLRLTDTRLAAVHRYLMPQVDQATFGAFIKAHLPGVKLSDKRIGDLYTRYGPGAFSLPDQGYIARVHPLELWLLGFQLEHPDASFNDAVAASQDERQEVYGWLFKSRHKSARDSRIRIMLEVEAFLDIHRRWQNLGYPFEYLVPSLATAIGSSGDRPAALAELIGIIQNDGIRQPTVRIDSLHFAANTPYDTLVGHVPVPGQRVMAPEVAAALRDALSQVVEGGTARRLQGSFSLADGTALTLGGKTGTGDNRLTSVGRGGQVISSRVQNRTATFVFFLGPDHFGTLTAFVPGRAAENFRFTSALPVQVLKGMAPILTPYLQPGAHTLCAPAPQQQTAQLVR, from the coding sequence ATGGGCGCACTATGGCGATCCGACTCAGCACCGCCTGTAAGCGAGCGCAAAGCCGCTACCGCGGTGCAGCTCGAACCCCGGCGGCAGTCCCACCCTGTGCGCTGGGCCGTCGGCGTTATCCTGATGCTCCTGCTGATGATCGGCGCAGCACTGCTGATCTATGAGCTGCGCACCGCCTACTTCCAGTCCAGTGAATTGAGCCGCTACGCCGCGCAACTGACCTATCAGGTCGAAAGCGGTCCCAGCGACGCCATCATCTACCCTGGCGCCGGCCCCTTCGATGAACGCATGGGGTACAGCCACCTGCCCACCTTCATCGAACGCCTGCAGAGCCGAGGCTTCGAGGTGTTGCAACAGAGTCATTTTTCTCCGGCGCTGATGGCTTATACCGAACGGGGCCTGTTCCCGCCCTTCGCGGAAAAAGCGCAGACCGGGGTCAATATCGAAGACTGCCGCGGTTCACCCTTCTACACCGTACGCAATCCCCGGCAACGCTACCCGAGCTTCGCCGCAATCCCATCACTGGTGGTTGGCAGCCTGCTGTTCATCGAGGATCGCAAGCTGTTGGCCAGCGAGCCCGCCGAAGCCAACCCGGCGGTGGACTGGCCGCGCTTCAGCAAGGCGGCGCTCTCGCAGATCGGCAAGTATGTCGGCATGCAGGATCAGTCCGCGGGCGGCAGCACCCTGGCCACGCAACTGGAGAAGTACCGGCACTCGCCAGATGGCATCACCCATGCACCCGCGGAGAAATTGCGGCAGATGATATCGGCCAGCGTGCGCGCCTATCAGGGCGGCCCGCAAACCCTCGAAGCGCGGCAGAACATCGTGCGCGACTACCTCAACAGCGTTCCGCTATCAGCGGCACCGGGGCACGGCGAGGTGCACGGCCTGGCCGACGGCCTGCGCATCTGGTACGGCGCTGATTTCGCCACCACCAACCGTCTGCTCGACCCGCAGCGTTCGAGCGATGCCAGCCTGGCCGATCGGGGACTGGCGTTGCGCCAAGTGCTGTCACTGATGATCGCCCAGCGCCGGCCTTCGTACTACCTGTCGAAAGGTCGTGACGAGCTCGCCGAGCTGACCGACAGCCACCTACGCCTGCTGGCCAGCGGCGGCGTACTCGATAACGAGCTGCGCGATGCTGCCCTCGCGCAGCAGGTGACCTACCGCGACTGGCAGACCGACCCCAACCTGCAGCTGGTCGACAGCGACAAGGGCATCAGCATGGCCCGGGCACGACTGGCCGGCCTGCTCAATCTGTCCTACTACAGGCTCGACCGCCTCGACCTGGATGCACGCTCCAGCCTCAATTCGGATCTGCAGCAGCAGGTCAGCCTCTACCTCGAACAGCTCGCCGACCCCGCATTCGCCGAAAGCGTCGGCCTGTTCGGCGACCGCCTGCTGTCGCCCAGCAAGACCGCTGACGTGCGCTACAGCTTCACCCTGTTCGAGCGCAGCCCCGGCGGCAGCCAGGTGCGGGTGCAGACGGACAATACCAACCAGCCGTTCGACATCAACGAGGGCAGCAAGCTGGAATTGGGCTCCACGGCGAAACTTCGGGTGATGGCGACCTATCTGGAAGTGATCGCCGAACTGTACCAACGCCATGCCGGGCAGACGCCCGCCCAGTTGCGCGCCGTGGAGGTCGCCGATCAGGATCTGCTTAGCCGCTGGGCCATCGACTATCTCAGCCGTAACCCGGCCAGCGATCTCTCCAGCATGCTGGAGGCCGCCCTGGAGCGCCGCTACTCGGCCAGCCCCAACGAGCGCTTCTTCACCGGCGGCGGCCTGCACACCTTTGGCAACTTCCGCCGCGAGGACAACGGCCGGCTGCCGACCTTGCGCGAGTCGCTGCGCGAATCGATCAACTTGCCGTTCATCCGCCTGATGCGCGATCTGGTGCGCTACAGCACCTACCAAGCGCCGGAGAACAGCGCCGAGTTGCTCAAGGACGACAAGGATCCACGGCGCCAGGAGTACCTGAGCCGCTTTGCCGATCGCGAGGGCACCACCTTTCTGCTGCGCTTCTGGCGCAAGTATCAGAGCCAGTCGGCACAGGAGCGGCTGGACACCTTTATCGGCGGCCTGCGCCTCACCGATACGCGCCTGGCAGCGGTACACCGTTATCTGATGCCACAGGTCGATCAGGCCACGTTCGGGGCTTTCATCAAGGCTCATCTGCCGGGCGTGAAACTCAGCGACAAACGTATCGGCGATCTGTACACGCGCTATGGGCCAGGCGCTTTCAGCCTGCCGGATCAGGGCTATATCGCCCGGGTGCATCCGCTGGAATTGTGGCTGCTCGGCTTTCAGCTCGAACACCCGGACGCCAGCTTCAACGATGCCGTCGCGGCCAGTCAGGATGAACGCCAGGAGGTCTACGGCTGGCTGTTCAAGAGCCGCCACAAGAGCGCTCGGGACAGCCGTATCCGCATCATGCTGGAGGTCGAAGCGTTCCTCGACATCCATCGCCGCTGGCAGAACCTGGGCTATCCGTTCGAATACCTGGTGCCATCGCTGGCAACCGCCATAGGCAGCTCGGGTGACAGGCCTGCGGCTCTTGCGGAGCTGATCGGCATCATCCAGAACGACGGTATCCGCCAGCCCACGGTACGTATAGACAGCCTGCACTTCGCAGCCAATACCCCGTACGACACCCTGGTCGGCCATGTGCCGGTGCCCGGGCAGCGAGTCATGGCCCCAGAGGTGGCTGCAGCCCTGCGCGATGCCCTGTCGCAAGTCGTGGAAGGCGGTACCGCGCGACGCCTGCAAGGCAGCTTCAGCCTGGCCGACGGCACGGCACTGACCCTCGGCGGTAAAACCGGCACCGGTGACAACCGCCTGACCAGTGTGGGCCGTGGTGGCCAGGTGATCAGCTCACGGGTACAGAACCGTACCGCCACCTTCGTGTTCTTTCTCGGCCCGGATCACTTCGGCACCCTCACCGCTTTCGTGCCGGGCCGTGCGGCGGAGAATTTCCGCTTCACCTCGGCGCTGCCGGTACAGGTGCTCAAAGGCATGGCGCCGATCCTCACGCCCTACCTGCAACCGGGAGCACACACCCTGTGCGCCCCGGCGCCACAACAGCAGACGGCCCAGTTGGTGCGCTAG